The following coding sequences lie in one Apium graveolens cultivar Ventura chromosome 1, ASM990537v1, whole genome shotgun sequence genomic window:
- the LOC141718336 gene encoding uncharacterized protein LOC141718336 translates to MNETEQLDDFYLKLNGWVAKIMALGESIGEKYVVKKILRAVPTKFLQIASTLEQFGQGESKEGQQLLINEEEWSKYEASSGKLLLTREEWLQISNRGGNGFHGRDNQGGHDRIDRSKIKCFNCGAYGHFAAECRKPKRDKVHRGKVHLSQTADDEPALLMTISKETTNGVILLSEGSKSNTKEETDNMWYLDNGASNHMTGVS, encoded by the exons ATGAATGAGACGGAGCAATTGGATGACTTTTATTTGAAATTGAATGGCTGGGTTGCGAAGATCATGGCACTTGGAGAATCAATTGGAGAGAAGTACGTTGTGAAGAAAATCCTACGGGCAGTTCCAACAAAGTTTCTACAAATTGCCTCAACACTTGAGCAATTTG GACAAGGTGAGAGCAAAGAAGGGCAACAACTACTCATAAATGAGGAAGAATGGTCAAAATATGAAGCCAGTAGTGGGAAGCTTCTGCTTACACGTGAAGAGTGGCTGCAAATATCTAATCGAGGTGGAAACGGTTTTCATGGACGGGATAATCAGGGAGGTCATGACAGAATTGATCGAAGTAAAATAAAGTGTTTCAACTGTGGAGCATATGGGCATTTCGCTGCCGAATGTAGAAAACCGAAGAGGGACAAAGTGCATCGCGGAAAAGTGCATTTGTCACAAACAGCTGATGATGAACCTGCTCTCCTAATGACAATAAGTAAAGAAACAACAAACGGTGTGATTTTGCTCAGTGAAGGATCAAAATCGAACACAAAGGAGGAAACAGATAATATGTGGTATCTCGATAACGGAGCAAGTAACCACATGACCGGAGTGTCGTGA